A stretch of Dasania marina DSM 21967 DNA encodes these proteins:
- a CDS encoding PepSY-associated TM helix domain-containing protein → MKLSLLQYKTLRPWLWRWHRRAGLTALLVVLLVTVTGLLLNHTSELALGKAAVNNQRLLAYYGIQTPSLKSFAVHDDWLSGDDKSQLYLNARHIAECQQSLLTAVAYQGYYWLACQQQVLLVNPQGEVVDSLSAAYGLPVPIVAFGLCGEQLCLATAKRSFVIDTQQFSFTPVENMRPSANKAQPLPVAIEQAIIRAYRGQGLSWERVLLDLHSGRLFGHGGVWVVDIAAVLLLFLSLSGFVLWYQQRSKKKARQAD, encoded by the coding sequence ATGAAACTATCACTGTTGCAGTATAAAACTCTCAGGCCCTGGCTGTGGCGTTGGCACAGACGCGCAGGCTTAACGGCATTGTTAGTGGTGTTGTTAGTGACGGTGACGGGCTTATTGCTTAATCACACCTCAGAGTTAGCGCTGGGCAAGGCTGCGGTTAATAACCAGCGCCTGCTTGCCTATTACGGCATACAGACGCCTAGCTTAAAATCGTTTGCGGTTCATGACGATTGGTTGAGTGGTGACGATAAATCACAGTTGTATTTAAATGCACGGCATATAGCTGAATGTCAGCAATCATTACTGACTGCCGTGGCTTATCAGGGCTATTACTGGTTAGCCTGCCAACAGCAAGTGCTGCTGGTAAACCCGCAAGGCGAGGTGGTGGATAGTCTCAGCGCTGCTTATGGTTTGCCCGTACCTATAGTTGCGTTTGGCCTATGCGGTGAGCAACTCTGTTTGGCCACCGCCAAGCGCAGTTTTGTGATAGACACCCAGCAGTTTAGTTTTACCCCGGTGGAAAATATGCGCCCCAGTGCCAATAAGGCACAGCCATTACCGGTGGCTATAGAGCAGGCTATTATCCGCGCTTATAGAGGCCAAGGCCTGTCGTGGGAACGGGTATTATTAGATTTGCACAGCGGTCGCCTGTTTGGTCATGGCGGTGTCTGGGTGGTGGATATTGCCGCTGTTTTATTATTGTTTTTATCCTTATCCGGTTTTGTGTTGTGGTATCAACAGCGCAGCAAAAAGAAAGCTCGCCAAGCCGATTAA
- a CDS encoding FMN-binding protein — MKVFIAVLLLLLSSISWAQKGQFISVADYQARFFADDTAWQTLWVDKALRDDVERLLGRRFSTLRLRYWGDQQRTGWVLEEIGKEYPITVGVVVDAGKIIDLSILEYRESRGGEVRYPFFTQQFNQVALAAQSQPRLDKSIDGITGATLSVRALKKIATLALFLHQQTPFNQPVSEGQ; from the coding sequence ATGAAAGTATTTATAGCCGTGTTGCTGCTATTGCTAAGCAGCATTAGTTGGGCGCAAAAAGGGCAGTTTATTAGCGTGGCTGATTATCAGGCGCGCTTTTTTGCCGATGATACCGCTTGGCAAACTCTGTGGGTGGATAAAGCCTTACGGGATGATGTTGAGCGGTTACTGGGGCGGCGCTTTAGCACCTTGCGGCTGCGCTACTGGGGTGATCAACAGCGCACCGGCTGGGTGTTGGAAGAGATAGGCAAAGAGTACCCCATTACCGTAGGGGTAGTGGTTGATGCCGGTAAAATTATCGACCTCAGTATTTTGGAGTACCGCGAAAGCCGTGGCGGTGAAGTACGTTATCCTTTTTTTACCCAGCAATTTAACCAGGTGGCCTTGGCTGCGCAGTCACAACCTAGGCTGGATAAGTCTATAGATGGTATTACCGGCGCGACATTGTCCGTGCGCGCATTGAAAAAAATCGCTACACTCGCACTCTTTTTGCATCAACAGACGCCTTTTAATCAGCCCGTCAGCGAGGGCCAGTAA
- a CDS encoding porin — MFKQTILAAAITAAAVSAQAADTLPSTADMWKVIQEQQQEIKVLKGQIQQTETKVAATADAVEQSASGKVSKMAEWVEKTTIGGYGEHHFNHFEDKDDQVDAHRFVMYLSHQFSDDVRFFSEIELEHSIAGEGQAGEVELEQAYIEWDYTQGHSVQIGQFLIPVGIMNETHEPDTFYGTERNLVEAKVIPATWWETGVMFNGEIAPGLSYSAALHSGLNDEDANIRSGRQKSAKANAEDLAYTGRIKYTGIQGLELGATVQYQEDISQGAVATADALLTELHAIYTVQAFTVRALWAEWDVDGDVFETTGRDSQEGWYIEPSYKVTEKLGVFARYSEYNNEAGLSATIDYEIWDYGVNYWLTPTVVLKADYTDYVNDNTGDTDGDAFNLGLGWSF, encoded by the coding sequence ATGTTTAAGCAAACTATCTTAGCGGCGGCTATTACTGCCGCAGCTGTTTCCGCCCAAGCTGCTGACACCTTACCCAGCACTGCGGATATGTGGAAAGTTATCCAAGAGCAACAACAAGAAATTAAAGTGCTTAAAGGCCAGATACAACAAACTGAAACCAAAGTGGCCGCTACTGCCGATGCTGTTGAACAATCAGCTAGTGGTAAGGTATCAAAAATGGCCGAGTGGGTAGAGAAAACTACAATCGGTGGTTACGGTGAGCATCACTTTAACCATTTTGAAGATAAAGATGATCAGGTTGATGCTCATCGCTTTGTGATGTATTTGTCACACCAGTTTTCTGATGATGTACGCTTCTTCTCTGAAATTGAGCTAGAGCACAGCATTGCTGGTGAAGGCCAAGCAGGTGAAGTTGAGTTAGAGCAAGCCTATATAGAGTGGGATTACACCCAAGGCCATAGTGTACAAATCGGTCAGTTCTTAATTCCTGTAGGTATTATGAACGAAACTCACGAGCCCGATACCTTTTACGGCACCGAGCGTAACTTGGTTGAAGCAAAAGTTATCCCCGCTACGTGGTGGGAAACTGGCGTGATGTTTAACGGTGAAATCGCCCCCGGCCTATCCTATAGTGCTGCGCTACACAGCGGTTTAAATGACGAGGACGCCAACATTCGCAGCGGCCGCCAAAAGTCAGCTAAAGCCAATGCCGAAGATCTAGCCTACACGGGTCGCATCAAGTACACCGGCATACAAGGTTTAGAGTTGGGTGCAACCGTGCAGTATCAAGAAGATATTTCTCAGGGTGCAGTGGCAACAGCTGATGCCCTGTTAACGGAGCTACACGCTATCTATACCGTACAAGCGTTCACTGTACGCGCCTTATGGGCCGAGTGGGATGTAGACGGTGACGTTTTTGAAACCACTGGCCGGGACTCACAAGAAGGTTGGTACATAGAGCCCTCTTATAAAGTGACTGAAAAGTTAGGCGTATTTGCTCGTTACAGCGAATACAACAACGAAGCCGGTTTAAGCGCCACCATAGATTATGAAATATGGGACTACGGTGTTAACTACTGGTTAACGCCTACCGTGGTGTTAAAAGCGGATTACACCGACTATGTTAATGACAATACTGGCGACACCGATGGTGATGCCTTCAACCTAGGTTTAGGTTGGTCATTCTAA
- the feoB gene encoding ferrous iron transport protein B, with product MKELAIIGSPNCGKTTIFNRLTGTRQRTGNWPGVTVERKDGRLQLAGQQLNVVDLPGVYSLHDDIQGIDARVAHQYLSEQSPELVLMALDATRLPRQLALLPDLLAMGKPILLIVNMLDTAAAEGIKVNLAELRKQTRLPVVGVTASTGEGFEQLKDAIASLLVAYPALPKAVDIKATAAACYVENHGVTRTERIDHWMLHPLLALPIFLVVMYLLFTISVNLGAVFIDFFDIVLGSIFVETPRWLLASVGAPAWLQAFVADGVGGGIQLVGTFIPTIGCLYLCMSVLEDSGYLSRAAFVIDRMMAKIGLPGQAFIPLIIGFGCNVPAVMASRALGQVSARLTTIFIAPFMSCGARLSVYVFVGTAFFPSQAQNAIFALYLLGILVAIASAWILRRSLFSNVEAANISEMPAYHKPLLRNVLMQTWHRLSSFTWRAGKRIVAVVIIINVVSSFGSDGSWGNQNTENSALSALGKTLTPMFTPIGIGEENWPATVGLFTGLFAKEVVVGTLDTLYAPPAVQAQAQLTMPNYGADVLAALATLVENTAGLVTAFTDPLKIASSQEEIADQQPNSYQAMQSLFPSAWGAFCYLVFILLYAPCVATIGVMQKEAGQLWLSFSVVWSLLLSYWLASNLWHVAWLIAAPVMACSWIIGSSALLYVAYKLIMAQMRRGMRDQIPVVNL from the coding sequence GTGAAAGAACTCGCGATTATAGGTAGCCCTAACTGCGGCAAAACCACCATATTCAACCGCCTAACCGGCACCCGTCAGCGCACCGGCAATTGGCCTGGCGTTACCGTTGAGCGTAAGGATGGCCGCCTGCAATTGGCTGGCCAGCAGCTTAACGTGGTAGATCTGCCCGGTGTTTATTCACTGCACGATGATATTCAGGGCATAGATGCCCGCGTTGCTCACCAATACCTCAGTGAGCAAAGCCCAGAGTTGGTGTTAATGGCGCTGGATGCCACCCGCCTACCTAGGCAGTTGGCCTTATTGCCCGACTTGCTAGCCATGGGCAAGCCCATTTTACTTATCGTTAATATGCTAGATACCGCTGCCGCCGAAGGCATCAAGGTGAACCTAGCTGAATTGCGCAAACAAACGAGGCTGCCAGTCGTGGGGGTAACCGCCTCTACCGGTGAGGGTTTTGAGCAGCTAAAAGATGCCATAGCCAGTTTGCTGGTGGCCTACCCCGCACTGCCCAAAGCTGTCGATATAAAAGCCACTGCCGCGGCCTGTTATGTTGAAAATCATGGCGTGACCCGCACTGAACGCATAGACCACTGGATGCTACACCCCTTATTGGCGCTGCCTATTTTTTTGGTAGTGATGTATTTGCTGTTTACTATCTCGGTCAATTTAGGCGCAGTATTTATCGATTTCTTCGATATTGTGCTGGGCAGTATTTTTGTAGAAACACCCCGTTGGTTACTGGCTAGCGTGGGGGCGCCGGCTTGGTTGCAGGCCTTTGTGGCCGACGGCGTGGGCGGGGGTATACAGTTAGTGGGTACTTTCATACCCACTATCGGTTGCCTGTACTTGTGTATGTCGGTGCTGGAAGATTCCGGCTACTTATCGCGCGCGGCTTTTGTGATAGACCGCATGATGGCCAAAATAGGCCTACCCGGCCAGGCCTTTATCCCACTGATAATTGGCTTTGGCTGTAACGTGCCAGCGGTAATGGCTTCAAGGGCTCTGGGGCAAGTAAGCGCTCGCTTAACCACTATTTTTATCGCCCCATTTATGTCCTGTGGGGCACGTTTATCGGTGTATGTATTTGTGGGTACAGCGTTCTTCCCCAGCCAAGCGCAAAACGCCATTTTTGCCCTGTATCTATTGGGTATATTAGTGGCCATAGCGTCGGCCTGGATTTTACGCCGCTCGTTATTCTCGAATGTGGAGGCGGCCAATATCAGCGAAATGCCTGCTTACCATAAGCCTCTGCTGCGTAATGTTCTAATGCAAACTTGGCATAGGCTGTCGTCTTTCACCTGGCGTGCCGGTAAGCGCATAGTGGCGGTAGTTATCATTATTAATGTGGTGTCCTCATTTGGCTCTGATGGCAGCTGGGGCAATCAAAATACAGAAAACTCAGCGCTGTCGGCGCTGGGCAAAACCTTAACGCCCATGTTTACTCCTATAGGTATAGGTGAAGAGAACTGGCCGGCAACGGTGGGGTTATTTACCGGTCTATTCGCTAAAGAAGTGGTGGTGGGCACCTTGGATACCTTATATGCGCCGCCAGCAGTACAGGCGCAGGCGCAGCTTACTATGCCTAATTATGGCGCTGATGTACTTGCGGCTTTGGCTACCTTGGTGGAAAACACCGCGGGCTTAGTGACAGCCTTTACCGATCCGCTGAAAATTGCCTCCTCTCAGGAAGAAATTGCTGACCAGCAACCTAATAGTTACCAGGCCATGCAAAGCTTGTTTCCTTCGGCCTGGGGGGCGTTTTGTTACCTAGTGTTTATTTTATTGTATGCCCCTTGCGTGGCCACTATAGGGGTGATGCAAAAAGAAGCAGGGCAGCTGTGGTTGAGCTTTTCGGTAGTGTGGAGCTTGCTATTGTCTTATTGGTTGGCTTCTAATTTATGGCATGTAGCTTGGCTGATAGCGGCACCCGTGATGGCATGTAGCTGGATTATAGGCTCTAGCGCGCTGCTGTATGTGGCGTATAAACTCATCATGGCGCAAATGCGGCGCGGTATGCGCGATCAAATCCCGGTTGTTAATTTATAA
- a CDS encoding FeoA family protein, with product MMTLNQLNIGQLATIHDVHSGNALVRLCDALGLIPGAPVTVLRRARGKGPMQIKSMGTLYAIRSDDAEYINVEVA from the coding sequence ATGATGACATTAAACCAACTTAACATTGGTCAACTAGCGACTATCCATGATGTACATAGTGGCAATGCCTTAGTGCGTCTTTGTGATGCCTTGGGCTTGATACCCGGCGCGCCGGTGACTGTGTTACGCCGTGCCCGCGGCAAAGGCCCTATGCAAATTAAAAGCATGGGCACGCTCTATGCCATACGCAGCGACGATGCTGAGTATATTAATGTTGAGGTAGCGTAA